In Acidimicrobiia bacterium, one DNA window encodes the following:
- a CDS encoding DNA polymerase Y family protein has protein sequence MPVAVVGPNGLGDRGLVVQAASAEARREGVARGLRRREAEARCAELTVVDADDAADARAFETVVRAVEQLVPLLVLDRPGRCSFPTRGPSRYFGGDDALAQRVLEAVREVGVVDARVGIADGNLAAGLAARAADALVVPHGESAAFLAPWSVGVLAPHVDGGAELADLLARLGLRTLGAFAELPEPSILGRFGVPGVHALRLARGESTYESVPAGVPAELIETVEFDPPAERVDRAAFAAKGLADRLLGRLDELGLSCTRVVVEAETEHGEQLARCWRHDGSLTPATLVTRVRWQLEGWLTATGGITKLCLVPDEVVPATGRQLGFWGGDPAAGDHAARALARVQGMLGPESVVTAVPVGGRTPTERVRWVPWGEEWATEAAAPTAPWPGTVPGPSPARVFDPPLPADLVDADGQAITVSGRGEPSAAPADLRCVALPNGGGPLVAWAGPWPHDLRWWDRLRAGTGDRLRAGTGDGRRRRRALWQVVVDGGGDTAIACLVAVTRGRAEVEAIYD, from the coding sequence GTGCCGGTGGCGGTTGTGGGACCCAATGGATTGGGCGATCGTGGTCTCGTCGTGCAAGCGGCGTCGGCCGAAGCGCGTCGTGAAGGAGTGGCGCGAGGTTTGCGACGGCGTGAAGCAGAGGCGCGGTGTGCGGAGCTCACCGTTGTCGACGCCGACGATGCGGCGGACGCGCGCGCGTTTGAGACGGTGGTGCGCGCGGTCGAACAGCTCGTGCCGCTGCTCGTGCTCGACCGGCCGGGACGTTGCTCGTTCCCCACACGCGGTCCCTCGCGTTACTTCGGTGGTGACGACGCGCTCGCGCAGCGGGTACTCGAGGCGGTGCGCGAGGTGGGTGTGGTGGACGCGCGCGTCGGGATCGCCGACGGCAACCTTGCTGCCGGGCTCGCCGCGCGCGCGGCCGACGCGCTCGTCGTGCCGCACGGTGAGTCGGCCGCGTTCCTCGCACCGTGGTCGGTGGGAGTGCTCGCGCCCCACGTCGACGGTGGCGCCGAGCTCGCCGATCTTCTCGCGCGACTCGGGCTGCGCACGCTCGGCGCGTTCGCGGAGTTGCCCGAGCCGTCGATCCTCGGACGGTTCGGCGTTCCCGGTGTGCACGCCCTCCGGCTCGCGCGCGGCGAGTCCACGTACGAGTCGGTTCCCGCCGGGGTCCCGGCCGAGTTGATCGAGACGGTCGAGTTCGATCCGCCCGCGGAACGCGTCGACCGAGCCGCGTTCGCGGCGAAGGGCCTGGCCGACCGGTTGCTCGGCCGGCTCGACGAGCTCGGGTTGTCGTGCACTCGTGTCGTCGTGGAAGCGGAGACCGAGCACGGCGAACAGCTCGCGCGCTGCTGGCGCCACGACGGCTCGCTCACCCCCGCGACGCTCGTCACACGGGTGCGGTGGCAGCTCGAGGGCTGGCTCACCGCGACCGGGGGCATCACCAAGCTGTGCCTCGTGCCCGACGAGGTGGTGCCCGCGACCGGGCGCCAGCTCGGTTTCTGGGGCGGCGATCCCGCAGCTGGCGACCACGCCGCGCGTGCGCTCGCACGGGTACAAGGGATGCTCGGGCCCGAGTCGGTGGTCACCGCGGTTCCGGTCGGGGGACGGACTCCCACGGAACGGGTGCGCTGGGTGCCCTGGGGCGAGGAGTGGGCGACGGAGGCAGCGGCGCCGACAGCGCCGTGGCCGGGCACGGTCCCCGGGCCGTCGCCGGCGCGTGTCTTCGACCCGCCGCTCCCGGCCGATCTCGTCGACGCCGACGGGCAAGCGATCACCGTGAGTGGACGCGGCGAGCCGTCGGCGGCACCCGCCGATCTGCGGTGCGTGGCGTTGCCGAACGGGGGCGGACCGCTCGTCGCGTGGGCGGGACCGTGGCCGCACGACCTGCGCTGGTGGGACCGGCTCCGTGCCGGAACGGGGGACCGGCTCCGTGCCGGAACGGGGGATGGGCGCAGGCGGCGTCGTGCGTTGTGGCAGGTGGTCGTCGACGGCGGTGGAGACACGGCGATCGCGTGCCTGGTCGCGGTCACGCGCGGCCGCGCCGAGGTCGAAGCCATCTACGACTGA
- a CDS encoding mobile mystery protein B, with product MSDPLLPIGDGHSELTDEDSDGLLPSYIATRGELNDAEQRNIAAATLRRKSPTIEELLDDRYLRQLHEAMFGQVWKWAGTYRLRETNVGVEPDQIAVEVRNLVKDALAWIEFETFGSDELALRFHHRLVWIHPFRNGNGRHGRVCADALVQALGEPTFSWGARLAVETEQLRDQYLRALRSADAGEITLLMEFARS from the coding sequence ATGAGCGATCCGCTCCTCCCGATCGGTGACGGTCACTCCGAGCTCACCGACGAGGACAGCGATGGCCTCTTGCCGAGCTACATCGCGACCCGGGGTGAGCTCAACGATGCCGAGCAGCGGAACATCGCGGCCGCGACCTTGCGCCGGAAGTCGCCGACGATCGAGGAGCTGCTCGACGACCGCTACCTGCGTCAGCTCCATGAAGCGATGTTCGGGCAGGTCTGGAAATGGGCGGGAACGTATCGGTTGCGCGAGACGAATGTCGGAGTCGAGCCTGATCAGATCGCGGTCGAAGTGCGCAATCTGGTGAAGGATGCCCTGGCCTGGATCGAGTTCGAGACCTTCGGGTCGGACGAGCTCGCGCTTCGATTTCATCACCGACTGGTGTGGATCCACCCGTTTCGCAACGGCAATGGCCGCCACGGGCGGGTCTGCGCCGACGCTCTCGTGCAAGCTCTGGGCGAGCCCACCTTCTCGTGGGGTGCGCGCCTTGCGGTAGAGACCGAGCAGCTCCGTGACCAGTACCTCCGTGCGCTTCGATCGGCCGACGCGGGCGAGATCACGTTGCTGATGGAGTTCGCCCGTTCTTAG
- a CDS encoding mobile mystery protein A produces MARRSTNARRQLDARLSRLRPFADEPRPHRGWIKAIRESLGMSTTELAARMGISQSRIPAIERGEVSGSIRLDTLQRAAEALDCRLVYALVPRSTLDESVHRQARKKAAVHVAAAAHNMRLEDQTVSESAADDEVEDLAVELVDRRGLWTETLDRR; encoded by the coding sequence ATGGCCCGCCGTTCGACCAACGCACGCCGCCAGCTCGACGCTCGCTTGAGTCGCCTGCGTCCGTTTGCCGACGAGCCGCGCCCGCACCGCGGTTGGATCAAGGCGATCCGCGAGTCGCTCGGCATGTCCACGACGGAACTGGCTGCCCGCATGGGGATCAGCCAGTCTCGGATCCCGGCCATCGAGCGAGGCGAAGTGTCGGGCTCCATCAGGCTGGACACGCTTCAGCGCGCTGCGGAGGCCCTCGACTGCCGTCTCGTGTACGCCCTCGTTCCACGGTCAACCCTGGACGAAAGCGTTCACCGGCAGGCCCGCAAGAAGGCGGCCGTCCACGTCGCGGCAGCGGCGCACAACATGAGGCTCGAAGATCAGACAGTCAGTGAGAGCGCCGCCGATGATGAGGTGGAGGATCTCGCCGTCGAACTGGTGGACCGCCGAGGGCTCTGGACGGAGACCTTGGACCGCCGATGA
- a CDS encoding SDR family NAD(P)-dependent oxidoreductase has translation MRLQDKVVLITGAGHGLGRESARLFASEGAKVVATDIVDTHVKTVADEIRSNGGEAVAAKADVTSEDDMRAAVQTAVDAFGRLDVMFCNAGIPEVGFGQVSFVDTTLENWNKVLAVNLTGVFLGAKAATVQFQKQGDGGTIVVTTSAAGLVAYPGFRSYVAAKAGANGLVRALATDLGQFGIRVNALCPFHGMSANFPGAAEDEPLEKSYEEVTGAWDKANAPMPLKLDRPPMLRDSANLALFLASDESAYMSGVCIPATDGGTHARVALSLPGDADL, from the coding sequence ATGCGACTCCAGGACAAGGTTGTGCTGATCACGGGTGCCGGGCACGGTCTGGGTCGCGAGTCGGCGCGGTTGTTCGCGTCGGAAGGCGCGAAGGTGGTCGCCACCGACATCGTCGACACCCATGTGAAAACGGTGGCCGACGAGATCAGATCCAACGGTGGCGAAGCGGTCGCTGCCAAGGCTGACGTCACCAGCGAAGACGACATGCGCGCCGCGGTGCAGACGGCCGTCGACGCCTTCGGTCGTCTCGACGTGATGTTCTGCAACGCCGGCATCCCCGAGGTGGGCTTCGGGCAGGTGTCCTTCGTGGATACCACGCTCGAGAACTGGAACAAGGTGCTCGCGGTCAACCTCACGGGTGTGTTCCTCGGAGCGAAGGCGGCGACGGTCCAGTTCCAAAAGCAGGGCGATGGCGGCACCATCGTGGTCACGACCTCTGCCGCCGGCCTCGTCGCGTACCCCGGTTTCCGGAGCTACGTCGCGGCCAAGGCCGGCGCCAACGGGTTGGTGCGCGCGCTTGCCACCGATCTCGGCCAGTTCGGGATCCGGGTCAACGCGCTGTGCCCGTTCCACGGGATGTCGGCGAACTTCCCCGGCGCCGCGGAGGACGAGCCGCTCGAGAAGTCGTACGAGGAGGTCACGGGCGCTTGGGACAAGGCGAACGCCCCGATGCCGCTCAAGCTCGACCGGCCGCCGATGCTGCGCGACAGCGCGAACCTCGCGCTCTTCCTCGCGTCCGACGAGTCGGCCTACATGTCGGGCGTGTGTATCCCCGCCACCGATGGCGGGACCCACGCACGGGTCGCGCTCTCGCTGCCCGGCGACGCCGACCTGTAG
- a CDS encoding TIGR03086 family metal-binding protein: MDVDLPEVHAQALDATRRKVAGVRAGQWADESVCDGWTVRELVNHVVTGNYWAEELASGKTIEAVGDRLDGDVLGDDPATAYDASAARAAAAFRAPGAMDAPCAVSYGPVPGSVYCGHRFLDVLVHGWDVAKSTGQDTALDPALVEACWAVIEPQLGMLEGSGMFGTVVDVPADADRQTRLLAVLGREA; this comes from the coding sequence ATGGACGTCGATCTCCCCGAGGTGCACGCGCAGGCTCTCGACGCCACGCGCCGGAAGGTCGCCGGTGTGCGCGCAGGCCAATGGGCGGACGAATCGGTGTGCGACGGGTGGACCGTGCGCGAGCTCGTCAACCACGTTGTCACCGGCAACTACTGGGCCGAGGAGCTCGCGTCGGGCAAGACCATCGAAGCGGTGGGCGACCGGCTCGACGGCGACGTGCTCGGTGACGACCCCGCGACTGCGTACGACGCCTCGGCTGCGCGCGCCGCGGCCGCGTTCCGTGCCCCGGGTGCGATGGACGCGCCGTGCGCGGTGTCGTACGGCCCGGTGCCGGGCTCGGTCTACTGCGGCCACCGTTTCCTCGACGTGCTCGTCCACGGTTGGGACGTCGCCAAGTCGACCGGGCAGGACACCGCGCTCGATCCCGCGCTGGTCGAGGCGTGCTGGGCCGTCATCGAGCCCCAGCTCGGGATGTTGGAGGGCAGCGGGATGTTCGGCACGGTGGTCGACGTGCCCGCCGACGCCGATCGCCAGACGCGGCTCCTCGCGGTGCTCGGCCGCGAAGCCTGA
- a CDS encoding ribonuclease HII — protein sequence MPLAAVRQPFPTLRLERRLWDAGDRVVCGIDEVGRGAWAGPVTVAAVVPAPEHVRGIRDSKQLGRPEREVAADAVRVWAVAFGVGHASYEECDELGMTAALRAAGHRALAQLDAQGYAPDRIVLDGNHDYLGLGARVTTVIKGDATCLAVAAASCVAKVTRDRIMREEAVHYPPYDFESNVGYPAPVHRAALAGYGPSAIHRRSWIFMEGLCWRGLPPAPGRLFT from the coding sequence GTGCCGCTCGCCGCCGTCCGTCAGCCGTTCCCGACACTGCGGCTGGAGCGGCGCCTCTGGGATGCCGGCGATCGCGTGGTGTGCGGCATCGACGAGGTGGGCCGCGGCGCGTGGGCCGGACCGGTCACCGTGGCCGCGGTCGTTCCCGCACCCGAGCACGTGCGCGGTATCCGCGACTCGAAACAACTCGGCCGCCCCGAGCGCGAGGTTGCCGCCGACGCCGTCCGCGTCTGGGCGGTCGCGTTCGGGGTGGGGCACGCGTCATACGAGGAGTGCGACGAGCTCGGTATGACCGCCGCGCTGCGAGCGGCCGGTCACCGCGCCCTTGCGCAACTCGACGCGCAGGGTTACGCGCCCGACCGCATCGTGCTCGACGGCAATCACGACTATCTCGGGCTCGGCGCGCGCGTCACCACCGTGATCAAAGGTGACGCGACGTGCCTCGCGGTGGCCGCCGCGTCGTGCGTCGCGAAGGTGACGCGCGACCGGATCATGCGCGAGGAGGCGGTGCACTACCCGCCGTACGACTTCGAGTCGAACGTCGGCTATCCCGCGCCCGTGCACAGGGCCGCGCTCGCGGGCTACGGGCCGAGCGCGATCCATCGCCGGTCGTGGATCTTCATGGAGGGTCTCTGCTGGCGCGGGCTCCCGCCCGCACCTGGCAGGCTGTTCACCTGA
- the pip gene encoding prolyl aminopeptidase, with the protein MTDLYPSTEPHNSGMLDVGDASHVYWEVCGNPVGKPALVLHGGPGSGCTPRHRRYFAPDAYRIVLFDQRECGRSTPHASDPTTDLSTNTTEHLLRDIELLRRHLGIEQWLVFGNSWGSTLALAYAERHPERVSALVLVAVGTTRPSEIDWLYHGVGRFLPEHWSRFRAGVPEADRDGDLVDAYHRLLEHPDPAVRERAARSWCEWEDAVVSPDPGIPPNPRYADPRFRMAFARIVTHYFAHDAWLEDGVLLRGADRLHDIPGTMVHGRLDLGGPLVTAWELSQTWSDAELIVVNTAGHSTGDPGMSEAAVAATDRFAASP; encoded by the coding sequence ATGACCGATCTCTACCCGTCAACAGAACCGCACAACAGCGGCATGCTGGACGTTGGTGACGCGAGCCACGTCTACTGGGAGGTCTGCGGCAACCCGGTCGGGAAGCCGGCGTTGGTGTTGCACGGGGGTCCAGGCTCGGGGTGCACCCCACGTCACCGGCGCTACTTCGCCCCCGACGCTTACCGCATCGTGCTCTTCGACCAACGCGAGTGCGGACGCAGTACCCCGCACGCGAGTGACCCGACCACCGATCTGAGCACGAACACGACCGAGCACCTGCTCCGCGACATCGAGCTCCTGCGTCGTCACCTCGGGATCGAGCAGTGGCTGGTGTTCGGCAACAGTTGGGGTTCGACGCTCGCCCTCGCCTATGCGGAGCGGCATCCCGAGCGCGTATCCGCGCTCGTCCTCGTGGCGGTCGGCACCACCCGGCCGTCGGAGATCGACTGGCTCTACCACGGCGTGGGTCGCTTCCTTCCCGAGCACTGGTCGCGGTTCCGGGCCGGTGTCCCCGAGGCCGACCGGGACGGCGACCTCGTCGACGCCTACCACCGCCTCCTCGAGCATCCCGACCCAGCGGTGCGAGAGCGCGCGGCGCGGAGCTGGTGCGAATGGGAAGACGCCGTCGTCTCGCCGGACCCCGGCATCCCACCGAATCCCCGCTACGCCGACCCCCGATTCCGAATGGCGTTCGCACGGATCGTGACGCACTACTTCGCGCACGACGCGTGGCTCGAAGACGGTGTGCTCCTCCGAGGCGCCGACCGTTTGCACGACATCCCGGGCACCATGGTCCACGGTCGCCTCGATCTCGGCGGCCCGCTCGTCACTGCGTGGGAACTCTCCCAGACATGGTCTGACGCCGAGCTCATCGTCGTGAACACGGCGGGGCACTCTACCGGTGACCCAGGCATGAGCGAAGCCGCTGTCGCAGCAACTGATCGCTTCGCCGCGTCGCCGTAG
- a CDS encoding HAD-IB family phosphatase, with product MALVDLDLSRTSVFLDFDGTISTRDVGMHLLERAGAPEWWELHEQYERGEIGSRECIHDQWGLVTGDEAALRAIAAEVALDPGFAPLVHALRARGTEVTVVSDGFGFYVHDACAPLGVAVLTNTVDFTTRELLFPHEDRCCPCSSCGVCKQAPIKDAKYQGHTTVLVGDGASDRKAALLVDVVFAKDALASWCATFGVSAVPFVTLDDVHRALIRD from the coding sequence GTGGCGCTCGTCGATCTCGATCTGTCGCGCACGTCGGTGTTCCTCGACTTCGACGGCACGATCAGCACGCGCGACGTCGGGATGCATCTTCTCGAGCGCGCGGGCGCGCCGGAGTGGTGGGAGCTGCACGAGCAGTACGAGCGTGGTGAGATCGGCAGTCGGGAGTGCATCCACGACCAGTGGGGGCTCGTAACGGGTGACGAGGCGGCACTGCGGGCAATCGCCGCGGAGGTGGCGCTCGACCCGGGCTTCGCACCACTTGTGCACGCGCTCCGCGCGCGAGGTACCGAGGTCACGGTTGTTTCGGACGGGTTCGGCTTCTACGTCCACGATGCCTGCGCGCCCTTGGGTGTGGCCGTGCTCACGAACACCGTGGACTTCACGACGCGCGAGCTGCTCTTCCCGCACGAGGATCGCTGCTGCCCGTGCTCGAGCTGCGGCGTGTGCAAGCAGGCACCGATCAAGGACGCGAAGTACCAAGGGCACACGACCGTGCTCGTCGGCGACGGCGCGAGCGATCGCAAGGCCGCCCTCCTCGTCGACGTCGTGTTCGCGAAGGACGCGCTCGCGTCCTGGTGCGCGACGTTCGGTGTGTCGGCCGTGCCGTTCGTGACGCTCGACGACGTCCACCGAGCGTTGATCCGCGATTGA
- a CDS encoding cytochrome P450: MRSEPMGWLTARYDVASVVLRDPRFSSNPRHLPDFEAIKDVVQFGDAEDVILVMDPPDHTRLRRLVSPSFTPGALASLEPWIRRRAEGLLDAVRSDAFDLVECFAEPLPIAVIAELLGVDDDPRFPGWGRDLIAGNQDPGHADAVVQARAGTATIELTAFLEELIERRRRAPGDDVLTQLVRAEEETDRLSTNELMRLCMTLLVAGFVTTVNLIGNAVLTLIDHPAETARLRRDPSLFATVVDEFLRYDGGVVAMGRIATEDVELGGCRIERGENVLVLVAAANRDPSVFADPDRFDVGRENAGRHLTFGGGIHHCLGAPLARLEARVALDALLRRHGSVELAGEPVRRQYGFRGVETLPVRVRA, translated from the coding sequence GTGCGATCGGAGCCGATGGGGTGGCTCACCGCGCGCTACGACGTGGCGTCGGTGGTGCTGCGCGATCCGCGCTTCAGCTCCAACCCACGGCATCTCCCCGACTTCGAGGCCATCAAGGACGTCGTGCAATTCGGCGACGCCGAAGACGTGATTCTCGTGATGGACCCGCCTGACCACACCCGGTTGCGACGTTTGGTATCGCCCAGCTTCACACCCGGCGCGCTCGCGAGTCTCGAGCCGTGGATCCGTCGTCGCGCGGAGGGGCTCCTCGATGCCGTGCGTAGCGACGCGTTCGACCTGGTCGAGTGCTTCGCCGAGCCGCTGCCGATCGCGGTGATCGCTGAGCTGTTGGGCGTCGACGACGATCCTCGCTTTCCCGGATGGGGACGCGACCTCATCGCCGGTAACCAGGATCCGGGGCACGCCGACGCCGTCGTGCAAGCACGCGCGGGCACCGCCACCATCGAGCTCACGGCGTTCCTCGAGGAATTGATCGAGCGACGCCGCCGTGCACCGGGAGACGACGTGCTTACCCAGCTCGTGCGGGCGGAGGAAGAGACCGACCGCCTCAGTACCAACGAGCTCATGAGGTTGTGCATGACGCTGCTGGTGGCGGGGTTCGTCACCACGGTCAACCTCATCGGCAACGCGGTGCTCACGCTCATCGATCATCCCGCGGAGACCGCGCGTCTGCGTCGCGACCCTTCGTTGTTCGCGACCGTGGTCGACGAGTTCCTGCGCTACGACGGGGGTGTCGTGGCGATGGGCCGGATCGCGACCGAAGATGTCGAGCTGGGTGGCTGCAGGATCGAACGAGGGGAGAACGTCCTCGTTCTGGTCGCGGCGGCGAACCGCGATCCGTCCGTCTTCGCCGATCCCGACCGGTTCGATGTCGGTCGCGAGAACGCGGGGCGCCATCTCACGTTCGGTGGCGGCATCCACCATTGCCTCGGGGCGCCGCTCGCGCGTCTGGAGGCGCGCGTCGCGCTCGACGCGTTGTTGCGACGGCATGGCTCGGTCGAGCTCGCCGGTGAGCCGGTCCGGCGCCAATATGGATTCCGCGGTGTCGAAACGCTCCCGGTGAGGGTGCGCGCCTGA
- a CDS encoding TetR family transcriptional regulator produces the protein MPPKRLTRDEKKARTRQLLLDAAAKLFERQGFAATSLEQVAEEGGVTKGAVYAHFEDKVDLFLSFVDAHSVVMDPNLTTDGSATLEEDLRRLGRDAAAQIPREPRGTAFGLELKAFALRNPRARRESAARIRGIMEGLLVSRGTEPPDGEHFTPTDLPLQLSVIGQALIEGLSQLRAFDPELVPDETFELAFSLLARAVPDDQVTPGGSPETRAPR, from the coding sequence GTGCCGCCGAAGCGCCTCACCCGCGACGAGAAGAAGGCGAGGACGCGCCAGTTGCTGCTCGACGCGGCCGCCAAGCTGTTCGAACGTCAGGGCTTCGCGGCCACGTCGCTCGAGCAGGTAGCCGAAGAAGGCGGCGTCACCAAGGGCGCCGTCTACGCCCATTTCGAGGACAAGGTCGACCTCTTTCTCTCCTTCGTCGACGCCCACAGTGTGGTCATGGACCCGAACCTCACCACCGATGGATCGGCGACGCTCGAGGAAGACCTCCGGCGACTCGGGCGCGACGCGGCAGCCCAGATTCCGAGAGAGCCGCGCGGCACGGCCTTCGGCCTCGAGCTCAAGGCCTTCGCGCTGCGCAATCCGCGCGCCCGGCGGGAGAGCGCGGCTCGCATCCGCGGCATCATGGAAGGCCTGCTGGTCTCGCGGGGCACGGAACCTCCCGACGGCGAGCACTTCACCCCCACCGATCTGCCTCTGCAGCTCTCGGTGATCGGCCAAGCGCTCATCGAAGGGCTCAGCCAGCTCCGTGCCTTCGATCCCGAGCTCGTGCCCGACGAGACCTTCGAGCTCGCGTTCTCGCTCCTCGCCCGGGCGGTGCCGGACGACCAGGTCACGCCAGGCGGTAGCCCGGAAACTCGAGCCCCTCGGTGA
- a CDS encoding ammonium transporter: MSRRIGITALIAAALVLLPALGAWAVDPSIDIGTKLESANTALGLNNLWIIVSAVLVIFMQAGFALVETGFCRAKHAAHVVSTNFAVFGLGFVAFFLVGYAIMFSGFSYPGYFGYNKGLSPDRLIGFGDWTFLWGRSGFALSGVAYSVPVAAFFLYMVAFMDTTATIPTGAMAERWKWKAFVGWGLFCGALYYPIFGGWTWGGGWLSQLGNNIDLGFGYVDFAGSGVVHAMGGIAGLAGALVLGARIGKYAPDGKPRTLAAHSIPMAFLGTFILLVGWFGFNAGSTFAATDLRFTVVAANTAIAAAFGATIAMFYCMWRMGKPDPGMMANGMLAGLVAITAPCAFVQPWAAAVIGSIAAVLVVESVFFFERRGVDDPVGAISVHGTCGIFGVLCIGIFADGRYGFAWNATDTAATKGKAVTGFLYDTSLGFKQLGAQAAGALVIIVVMGGFAYLFFKIQNAIMKGGIRPTAEVEEAGLDREEMGVLAYDNLVLNELDIVGPDEQIVLTGGPSQDPTIGR, from the coding sequence ATGAGCCGCCGGATCGGGATCACGGCACTGATCGCCGCGGCGCTGGTGCTGCTGCCGGCGCTCGGGGCGTGGGCCGTCGATCCCTCGATCGATATCGGTACGAAGCTCGAGAGCGCGAACACCGCGCTCGGGCTCAACAACCTCTGGATCATCGTGAGCGCGGTCTTGGTGATCTTCATGCAGGCCGGCTTCGCACTCGTGGAGACCGGCTTCTGCCGGGCGAAGCATGCAGCCCACGTGGTGAGCACCAACTTCGCCGTCTTCGGTCTGGGCTTCGTCGCCTTCTTCCTGGTCGGCTACGCGATCATGTTCAGTGGCTTCAGCTATCCCGGCTACTTCGGATACAACAAGGGTCTGAGCCCCGATCGGCTGATCGGCTTCGGTGACTGGACGTTCCTGTGGGGACGCAGCGGCTTCGCGCTGTCCGGCGTCGCCTACAGCGTGCCCGTCGCCGCGTTCTTCCTCTACATGGTCGCGTTCATGGACACCACCGCGACCATCCCGACCGGGGCCATGGCCGAGCGGTGGAAGTGGAAGGCGTTCGTGGGCTGGGGCCTGTTCTGCGGCGCCCTCTATTACCCGATCTTCGGCGGCTGGACCTGGGGTGGCGGTTGGCTGAGCCAGCTCGGGAACAACATCGACCTTGGCTTCGGCTACGTCGACTTCGCAGGCTCCGGTGTGGTGCACGCGATGGGTGGCATCGCGGGTCTCGCGGGCGCGCTGGTGCTCGGAGCCCGGATCGGGAAGTACGCGCCCGACGGCAAGCCTCGCACGCTGGCCGCGCACAGCATTCCCATGGCGTTTCTTGGCACGTTCATCCTGCTGGTCGGCTGGTTCGGCTTCAACGCGGGGTCGACGTTCGCGGCGACCGACCTGCGGTTCACCGTGGTCGCCGCGAACACCGCGATCGCGGCCGCCTTCGGTGCGACGATCGCGATGTTCTATTGCATGTGGCGCATGGGGAAGCCGGACCCCGGCATGATGGCCAACGGGATGCTCGCCGGCCTGGTGGCGATCACCGCACCCTGTGCGTTCGTCCAGCCGTGGGCAGCAGCGGTGATCGGCAGCATCGCGGCGGTCCTCGTCGTGGAGTCGGTGTTCTTCTTCGAGCGGAGGGGTGTCGACGACCCGGTGGGCGCGATCTCGGTGCACGGCACCTGCGGGATCTTCGGCGTGCTGTGCATTGGCATCTTCGCCGACGGCCGGTACGGGTTCGCGTGGAACGCGACAGACACCGCGGCCACGAAGGGCAAGGCGGTCACCGGCTTCCTCTACGACACGAGCCTCGGCTTCAAACAACTCGGTGCGCAGGCGGCCGGCGCGCTCGTGATCATCGTCGTGATGGGCGGCTTCGCCTACCTGTTCTTCAAGATCCAGAACGCGATCATGAAGGGTGGTATTCGCCCGACCGCCGAGGTCGAAGAGGCCGGTCTGGATCGCGAAGAGATGGGTGTTCTCGCCTACGACAACCTCGTCCTCAACGAGCTCGACATCGTCGGGCCCGACGAGCAGATCGTGCTGACCGGCGGACCGTCGCAGGATCCGACGATCGGGAGGTAG